A single Paraburkholderia sp. D15 DNA region contains:
- a CDS encoding pentapeptide repeat-containing protein → MSALPSITAAPATPATAAAFAVIAKQRALGRPVTELDLAGADLRGVDWSGLVFQKVGLVGADLRGADLSAARFMYCDLSGARLAGATLTRAALIGCTCVGLDMAGADAQFLTLMQCAAAGSDWRGATLQQSTLSGTVLAGARFGGATLLRSVLFGCQVGGADFSATRLDQAALASTDLRAATLTGLDADTSVLMDCNFAGLALPAIKLVRCTLQGCDFSDADLRDATLTESNCRQAIFARTRLGGVRAERALLLAAQLSDLDLSRTILTGAMFADAQLTRVRLDGAHIEQTVWHRSRLVDVSFDGAQLSYAQFDHARGTRVSFERARLEHASLHDAVFDEASFAGARTYRMKSTDTALLDAERPMLQLETLR, encoded by the coding sequence ATGAGCGCGCTGCCGTCGATCACCGCCGCACCCGCTACGCCCGCCACGGCCGCGGCCTTCGCCGTCATCGCGAAACAGCGCGCGCTCGGCCGTCCCGTCACCGAACTCGATCTCGCGGGCGCGGATCTGCGCGGCGTCGATTGGTCCGGTCTGGTGTTCCAGAAGGTGGGTCTCGTGGGGGCCGACCTGCGCGGCGCCGATCTGAGCGCGGCGCGTTTCATGTACTGCGACCTGTCCGGCGCGCGGCTCGCCGGCGCGACGCTGACGCGCGCCGCGCTGATCGGCTGCACTTGCGTGGGCCTCGACATGGCGGGCGCCGACGCGCAATTCCTGACGCTGATGCAATGCGCCGCCGCCGGCTCCGACTGGCGCGGTGCGACGCTGCAACAGTCGACGCTGTCCGGGACCGTGCTCGCCGGCGCGCGCTTCGGCGGCGCGACCTTGCTGCGCAGCGTGCTGTTCGGTTGCCAGGTGGGCGGCGCGGATTTCAGCGCCACGCGTCTCGATCAGGCGGCGCTCGCCTCCACCGATCTGCGCGCGGCCACCTTGACCGGCCTCGACGCCGACACCTCGGTGCTGATGGACTGCAATTTCGCGGGCCTCGCGCTGCCGGCGATCAAGCTGGTGCGCTGCACGCTGCAAGGCTGCGATTTCAGCGACGCGGATCTGCGCGACGCCACGCTGACCGAGTCGAACTGCCGTCAGGCGATCTTCGCGCGCACGCGGCTCGGCGGAGTGCGCGCCGAACGCGCGCTGCTGCTTGCCGCGCAACTGAGCGACCTCGATCTGTCGCGCACCATCTTGACCGGCGCGATGTTCGCCGACGCGCAACTCACGCGCGTGCGGCTCGACGGCGCGCACATCGAACAAACGGTATGGCACCGGAGCCGTCTCGTCGACGTGAGCTTCGACGGCGCGCAGCTGTCGTACGCGCAGTTCGACCACGCACGCGGCACGCGGGTCTCGTTCGAACGCGCGCGGCTCGAACACGCGAGCCTGCACGATGCGGTGTTCGACGAGGCGTCGTTCGCCGGCGCGCGCACCTACCGGATGAAATCCACCGATACGGCGCTGCTCGACGCCGAGCGCCCCATGTTGCAACTGGAGACCCTTAGATGA
- a CDS encoding DUF3540 domain-containing protein yields MNDELLKHRHAAPLAPHLQEASVAVELDGGRFLLDDGRVASTALTCLIEPRVGDAVLLVERADTSRYIVHILARNADAGAAHHDATLSVPGVQKLTIAQASIDIVATERAALRSMKHADIVAATGTLSVSANDLFRSVAQSVVDAFKDYVGHAEHYLLDVDQLLRQHGKQVMVTAEKDVKVDADRISMG; encoded by the coding sequence ATGAACGACGAGTTGCTGAAACACCGGCACGCGGCGCCGCTCGCGCCGCATCTGCAGGAAGCCTCGGTCGCGGTCGAACTCGACGGCGGACGCTTTCTGCTCGACGACGGGCGCGTCGCCTCGACCGCGCTGACCTGCCTGATCGAGCCGCGCGTCGGCGATGCGGTGCTGCTGGTGGAGCGTGCCGATACGAGCCGTTACATCGTGCATATTCTGGCGCGCAACGCCGATGCCGGCGCGGCTCACCACGACGCGACGCTCAGCGTGCCGGGCGTGCAGAAACTGACGATCGCCCAGGCGTCGATCGATATCGTCGCGACCGAGCGCGCCGCGCTGCGTTCGATGAAGCATGCGGACATCGTCGCCGCGACCGGCACGCTCAGCGTGAGCGCGAACGATCTGTTCCGCAGCGTCGCGCAGAGCGTGGTGGACGCGTTCAAGGATTACGTGGGCCACGCCGAACACTATCTGCTCGACGTCGATCAACTGCTGCGCCAGCACGGCAAGCAGGTGATGGTGACGGCCGAGAAAGACGTCAAGGTCGACGCCGACCGCATTTCGATGGGTTGA
- a CDS encoding PAAR-like domain-containing protein produces the protein MFANTNLGVLNFAFPDVCKLLPIPIPFPFPNFALSFTHIPSVFNVIFGGGLAENLMTQGTISLGDISAGGVVSQIEMGPDRPLLGSFKVMVGVMFATRLTTMTMQNGMPPNAVGMSITPAQFRVILLS, from the coding sequence ATGTTCGCCAATACCAACCTCGGCGTGCTCAATTTCGCGTTTCCGGACGTCTGCAAGTTGTTGCCGATTCCGATCCCGTTTCCGTTTCCGAATTTCGCGCTGTCGTTCACGCACATTCCGTCGGTGTTCAACGTGATCTTCGGCGGCGGCCTCGCGGAAAACCTGATGACGCAAGGCACGATCAGCCTGGGCGACATCTCGGCGGGCGGCGTGGTCTCGCAGATCGAGATGGGCCCGGACCGGCCGCTGCTCGGCAGCTTCAAGGTGATGGTCGGGGTGATGTTCGCGACCCGTCTGACCACCATGACGATGCAGAACGGCATGCCGCCGAACGCGGTCGGCATGTCGATCACGCCGGCGCAGTTTCGCGTGATCCTGCTGTCATGA
- the tssK gene encoding type VI secretion system baseplate subunit TssK: MNQSSPPVDLPYGLQWSEGLLLSPQHLQQNDRFWHAQLRYLVGRANPDFVGVRHLELDEGLLGKGRIAVRALECVLDDGTPIVLDKTRDPALELDVSASLTASGDRARVALVLPLRGDAAAASGSMNRRYQSVPGVAAVDENTGRVPVLVPRLKPVARLETGWTRGTNLLAGCPLFELERTPLGTYRCTDYLPPLAVLGADDFLREKSLQRRVAALRDSVRMKLRELAQVGEGAYLNAAIGDAFLALAARRLAAILPELDVLGLGADVAPRTLYLALARAAGEVAALDPLPDPPVLPPYDHFDCQPGFDTALAFVESRVKALRPSFERLPFHRDQRGEFSLRLPLDAGDRLLIEVVPSAAQTRADLERWLESCTISHPQWLDALDSRRMPGAPVQASDTRRKGLNPAGLYYEIRNAAFDFDNVMRDVFTAGDMLTIRGGGRYAASHAPGGIVLYREPGGAQAGHDARHGHDGRHDTHGDAARRMARQLGAQQGAQALQANSQSNLQPNPPQTQPPAQQAAPPYAPGNGEDAGHAHI, encoded by the coding sequence ATGAACCAGTCGAGCCCGCCCGTGGATCTGCCGTATGGCCTGCAATGGTCGGAAGGGCTATTGCTGTCGCCGCAGCATCTTCAGCAGAACGACCGCTTCTGGCACGCGCAGTTGCGCTATCTGGTCGGCCGCGCGAATCCGGATTTCGTCGGCGTGCGTCATCTCGAACTCGACGAGGGTCTGCTCGGCAAGGGGCGCATCGCGGTGCGCGCGCTCGAATGCGTGCTCGACGACGGCACGCCGATCGTGCTCGACAAGACGCGCGACCCTGCGCTCGAACTCGACGTCAGCGCGAGCCTGACGGCCTCGGGCGACCGCGCGCGCGTCGCGCTGGTGCTGCCGTTGCGCGGCGATGCCGCGGCCGCCTCGGGCAGCATGAACCGGCGCTACCAATCGGTGCCGGGCGTCGCCGCCGTCGATGAAAATACCGGCCGCGTGCCGGTGCTGGTGCCGCGCCTGAAACCGGTCGCGCGTCTCGAAACCGGCTGGACGCGCGGCACCAATCTGCTGGCCGGCTGCCCGCTGTTCGAACTCGAACGCACGCCGCTCGGCACCTATCGCTGCACCGACTATCTGCCGCCGCTGGCCGTGCTTGGTGCCGACGATTTTCTGCGCGAGAAAAGTCTGCAACGCCGCGTCGCCGCGCTGCGCGACAGCGTGCGCATGAAGCTGCGCGAACTGGCCCAGGTGGGCGAGGGCGCCTATCTGAACGCAGCCATCGGTGACGCGTTTCTCGCGCTGGCCGCGCGCCGTCTCGCGGCGATCCTGCCGGAACTCGACGTGCTGGGTCTCGGCGCCGACGTCGCGCCGCGCACGCTGTATCTGGCGCTCGCGCGCGCGGCGGGCGAGGTGGCCGCGCTCGATCCGCTACCGGACCCGCCAGTGCTGCCGCCGTACGATCATTTCGACTGCCAGCCGGGCTTCGACACGGCGCTGGCTTTTGTCGAAAGCCGCGTGAAGGCGCTGCGTCCGAGCTTCGAGCGCTTGCCGTTCCATCGCGACCAGCGCGGCGAGTTCTCGTTGCGCCTGCCGCTCGATGCCGGCGACCGTCTGCTGATCGAAGTGGTGCCGTCGGCCGCGCAGACTCGCGCCGATCTGGAACGCTGGCTGGAGAGCTGCACGATCAGCCATCCGCAGTGGCTCGACGCGCTCGACAGCCGGCGCATGCCGGGTGCGCCGGTGCAGGCGTCCGACACGCGCCGCAAGGGTTTGAATCCGGCCGGCCTGTACTACGAGATCCGCAATGCCGCGTTCGATTTCGATAACGTGATGCGCGACGTGTTCACGGCCGGCGACATGCTGACGATTCGCGGCGGCGGCCGTTACGCGGCCTCGCACGCGCCGGGCGGGATCGTGCTGTATCGCGAGCCGGGCGGCGCGCAGGCGGGTCACGACGCACGCCACGGTCACGATGGGCGCCATGACACGCATGGCGATGCGGCGCGGCGCATGGCGCGGCAGTTGGGGGCGCAGCAGGGCGCGCAGGCGCTGCAGGCTAACTCGCAGTCGAACCTGCAGCCCAACCCGCCGCAGACCCAGCCGCCGGCGCAGCAAGCGGCGCCACCGTATGCGCCGGGCAATGGCGAGGACGCGGGGCATGCACACATCTGA
- a CDS encoding DotU family type IV/VI secretion system protein: MHTSEREALRTRLPLYTYFCDFYGQLVDIKRGLAALPAGHPAPVELTAAAVHARLVESLREQYSSVQRDCTPDQLQIYRDAQYAMAALADEQLLLEVRWAGCGEWLDLMLETALFDTRHAGVRFYRLIDSLLAVAQPSQAHAELGLVLLGALEVGFRGALRGDSEAPALAARRADLVKFVTDVRGDDAGGHAFEQAYEHTIGPREPEPASCRLAPLSPWFNAARLALVAYLLVSAAIWFIVMFPFERLVANDPAAQRVRAEQKLGNAVAANDAGTATGPTQTSGAVSVAPVTSADSLTVKPASKPAPRGDVL; encoded by the coding sequence ATGCACACATCTGAGCGCGAAGCGCTACGCACACGGCTGCCGCTCTACACCTACTTCTGCGATTTCTACGGGCAGCTGGTGGACATCAAGCGGGGGCTGGCGGCGTTGCCGGCGGGGCATCCGGCGCCGGTCGAGCTGACGGCGGCGGCGGTCCACGCACGTCTGGTCGAAAGTCTGCGCGAGCAGTACAGCAGCGTGCAGCGCGATTGCACGCCGGATCAGTTGCAAATCTATCGCGACGCGCAGTACGCGATGGCCGCGCTCGCCGACGAGCAGTTGCTGCTCGAAGTGCGCTGGGCCGGCTGCGGCGAATGGCTCGACCTGATGCTCGAAACCGCGCTGTTCGACACGCGTCATGCGGGGGTGCGCTTCTATCGCCTGATCGACAGCCTGCTCGCGGTGGCGCAGCCGAGCCAGGCGCATGCGGAACTCGGACTGGTGCTGCTCGGTGCGCTCGAAGTGGGATTTCGCGGCGCGCTGCGCGGCGACAGCGAGGCGCCCGCGCTGGCCGCGCGTCGTGCCGATCTGGTCAAGTTCGTCACCGATGTGCGCGGCGACGACGCGGGTGGCCATGCATTCGAGCAGGCCTACGAACATACGATCGGTCCGCGCGAACCGGAGCCGGCGAGTTGCCGGCTCGCGCCGCTGTCGCCGTGGTTCAACGCGGCGCGCCTCGCGCTGGTCGCGTATCTGCTGGTGTCGGCGGCGATCTGGTTCATCGTGATGTTTCCCTTCGAGCGGCTGGTCGCCAACGATCCGGCCGCGCAGCGCGTGCGCGCGGAACAGAAGCTCGGCAATGCGGTGGCGGCCAACGACGCCGGTACGGCAACCGGACCGACACAGACGTCGGGCGCGGTGAGCGTCGCGCCGGTGACCAGCGCCGACTCGCTGACGGTAAAACCCGCGTCTAAACCGGCGCCTCGGGGAGATGTGTTGTGA
- a CDS encoding type VI secretion protein IcmF/TssM N-terminal domain-containing protein: protein MSAVFDILLVTGLILGVIAGLLIWRARSAPRTAAAAASGADDSVAPGWITSTLAAIDYARTRREWRYRLPWILLLGERDAGKTSFARSAAVRLAQSNPDRRYASLRIPDSVTTVMNRGVLIDIDGGVSSQSASGPANAAAAVSASASASAPASAPASASPNVAPSASTTSPASSTTTARDKKSRSRWETLLRTLVDLRPERPVDGIVLTVSARSLLNASPDLLDRLAADAYRQLCDVQDAFRFVQPVSVVVTQCDRIDGFAPFWRAQPDTLRQQMFGWSAPVTASNDTPQDWCREALRVVIEQLRALQIAGASTGQAAASEADRDGTLLFPAHLQQLRAPLAQWLAGAFRATLDRPGHLCRGIYFTGDLGGGSVGASETVSFVTGLLDDKVFAERGNARVVRASAWSRNRYLRGFQVAALGVAAALAIALGFAGARLYRTVDQLDRALVQLQTVQPYSGGVCPSASEISTLLMSVHELNTRSFDLANPWSWPWFWHPLRDGAAQVVAGRVFANVVLPGLGCQLAVRAKNLSMSGAQAPRITGDLGEDAREARRRLNRQLRDVTDLEAGLGTFYKIAEPFAGGASEQDLMRFARLVNFAYGLPLSLVTQDGDGGLLATSLSSASTDYRPDLPDNLAAGYRDQLAQMETHLRNALVTQAGSGEQLLIDLQSGHGDPAGQTRQLVGWLSWTRDNWLGAVGQEAQRNLCGQIRTDLRQQIRQLMLVDASSGQHAAGAANASASSSASGASGASGASGTAIAQIERAAYASPYGALLETTANTFSATECDDEVYQKLDALSVPPYNPLIVREQGQRVFNASFRQEFAGLAALSQLHFMQVTKRRVAFACSINGAGPTGARSWNANALGDATTYIDEYRRFAQQFAFAPGKASSPGGTSAAGPRPLYVQIAAVQLENALNDSLVEAQAPPPPGPDVWPAATSSNALSAVPFDEQALAQTSRDLSRTLGPLIQVERAYSEFGFSKGFSALSGCLQQYAANQLSTVGSLAVQSQLYQPQTDTTGSEFFELGTVPVTRDYLARQVARSQVLAAYAAPFAALAQNSGNAPANSPNVQTASYWSNSIAEVNRYVPSNDPASQMGQLASLFVDRLNGMTAQNCGSRLQDAAAAPATDDGANDLFAARRRDLVKVAQSLCQGSDSVAFQNLFALFDATLGGRYPFGLAGAPEASPVAVRDFFSVYAQQSAALRAQLSRLPKAQRNAASAFLDQLDDDQKFFAQTVRADGSLAVHLNVGFNVRQGAERGADQLVGWMLSSANQSAVYPNGQSGLDWVAGQPLALDLTWAELSRWAPYANPAVPDSPDVEGRTATFGTGGTWALLRLVQQHAIDRGATAADGITLRFNVPVASAASVAASTSAMAAAAASGAASGAGANNAANAGANSGASSRPAPPLTSASTAQLLVNLQLQGVDPTSHAATPLKLPAFPTGSPSMPAASGQSVSSRSLRGTALSAQIPTIPSLPPLPPGLDGPAPVANTAAASAGSH, encoded by the coding sequence GTGAGCGCGGTATTCGACATTCTGCTGGTGACCGGTCTCATCCTCGGCGTGATTGCCGGGCTGCTGATCTGGCGTGCGCGCAGCGCGCCGCGCACGGCCGCCGCCGCGGCTTCGGGCGCTGACGACAGCGTCGCGCCGGGCTGGATCACCAGCACGCTGGCCGCGATCGACTACGCGCGCACGCGCCGCGAGTGGCGCTATCGCCTGCCGTGGATTCTGCTGCTCGGCGAACGCGATGCCGGCAAGACCAGTTTCGCGCGCTCGGCGGCGGTGCGGCTCGCGCAGTCGAATCCGGACCGGCGCTATGCGTCGTTGCGCATTCCGGACAGCGTGACCACGGTGATGAATCGCGGCGTGCTGATCGACATCGACGGTGGCGTGTCGTCGCAGAGCGCGAGCGGGCCGGCGAATGCGGCTGCGGCGGTTTCGGCATCGGCATCGGCAAGCGCGCCGGCTAGCGCGCCGGCTAGCGCATCGCCGAACGTCGCCCCAAGCGCTTCCACAACGTCACCCGCTTCTTCCACCACGACGGCCCGCGACAAAAAATCCCGCTCGCGTTGGGAGACGCTGCTCAGAACGCTCGTCGATCTGCGGCCCGAGCGTCCGGTGGACGGCATCGTGCTGACGGTGTCGGCGCGCAGTCTGCTGAATGCGAGCCCGGACCTGCTCGACCGTCTCGCCGCCGACGCCTATCGCCAGCTCTGCGACGTGCAGGACGCGTTCCGTTTCGTGCAGCCCGTCAGCGTGGTGGTCACGCAGTGCGACCGCATCGACGGATTCGCGCCGTTCTGGCGCGCGCAACCCGACACGCTGCGTCAGCAGATGTTCGGCTGGTCGGCGCCGGTCACCGCCAGCAACGACACGCCGCAGGACTGGTGCCGCGAGGCGCTGCGCGTGGTGATCGAACAATTGCGCGCGTTGCAGATTGCCGGCGCGTCGACTGGCCAGGCCGCCGCGAGCGAAGCCGATCGCGACGGCACGCTGCTGTTTCCCGCGCATCTGCAACAACTGCGCGCGCCGCTCGCGCAATGGCTCGCGGGCGCATTCCGCGCGACGCTCGACCGCCCCGGCCATCTGTGCCGCGGCATCTATTTCACCGGCGATCTCGGCGGCGGCAGCGTCGGCGCGAGCGAGACCGTGAGCTTCGTGACCGGCCTGCTCGACGACAAGGTGTTCGCCGAACGCGGCAACGCGCGCGTGGTGCGCGCGTCGGCGTGGTCGCGCAACCGCTATCTGCGCGGCTTCCAGGTCGCCGCGCTGGGTGTCGCGGCGGCCCTCGCGATCGCGCTGGGGTTCGCGGGCGCGCGGCTGTACCGCACCGTCGATCAGCTCGACCGCGCGCTGGTTCAGTTGCAGACCGTGCAGCCGTACAGCGGCGGCGTCTGTCCGAGCGCGAGTGAAATCTCCACGCTGCTGATGTCCGTGCACGAACTCAATACCCGTTCGTTCGATCTCGCCAATCCGTGGTCGTGGCCGTGGTTCTGGCATCCGCTGCGCGACGGCGCCGCGCAGGTGGTGGCCGGGCGCGTGTTCGCCAACGTGGTGTTGCCGGGGCTCGGTTGCCAGCTGGCGGTGCGCGCGAAAAACCTGAGCATGAGCGGCGCGCAGGCGCCGCGCATCACCGGCGATTTGGGCGAGGATGCCCGCGAGGCGCGCCGCCGTCTGAACCGCCAGTTGCGCGACGTCACCGATCTCGAAGCCGGCCTCGGCACCTTCTACAAGATCGCCGAGCCGTTCGCGGGCGGCGCCAGCGAACAGGACCTGATGCGTTTCGCGCGGCTCGTCAATTTCGCGTACGGCCTGCCGCTGTCGCTCGTCACGCAGGACGGCGACGGCGGTTTGCTGGCCACCTCGCTGAGTTCGGCGTCGACCGATTACCGGCCGGATCTGCCCGACAATCTCGCCGCCGGTTATCGCGATCAGCTCGCGCAGATGGAAACGCATCTGCGCAATGCGCTGGTCACGCAGGCCGGCTCCGGCGAGCAACTGCTGATCGATCTGCAATCCGGCCATGGCGACCCCGCCGGGCAGACCCGTCAACTGGTCGGCTGGCTGTCGTGGACGCGTGACAACTGGCTCGGCGCGGTCGGGCAGGAAGCGCAGCGCAATCTGTGCGGGCAGATCCGCACGGATTTGCGGCAGCAGATCCGGCAATTGATGCTGGTCGATGCGTCGTCGGGACAGCATGCGGCCGGCGCGGCGAATGCGTCGGCGTCGTCGAGTGCATCGGGTGCATCGGGCGCGTCGGGCGCTTCGGGTACGGCGATCGCGCAGATCGAGCGCGCCGCTTACGCTTCGCCCTATGGCGCCCTGCTGGAGACCACCGCGAACACGTTCTCCGCGACGGAATGCGACGACGAGGTCTATCAGAAGCTGGACGCGCTGTCGGTGCCGCCGTACAACCCGCTGATCGTTCGCGAGCAGGGTCAGCGGGTGTTCAATGCGTCGTTCAGACAGGAGTTCGCCGGTCTCGCCGCGTTGTCGCAACTGCATTTCATGCAGGTGACGAAGCGGCGCGTGGCGTTCGCGTGCTCGATCAACGGGGCGGGTCCGACCGGCGCGCGTAGCTGGAATGCGAATGCGCTCGGCGACGCCACCACCTACATCGACGAATACCGGCGCTTCGCGCAGCAGTTCGCGTTCGCGCCGGGCAAGGCGTCGTCGCCGGGCGGCACGAGCGCGGCGGGACCGCGTCCGCTATATGTCCAGATCGCCGCCGTGCAACTCGAAAACGCGCTGAACGATTCGCTCGTCGAAGCGCAGGCGCCGCCGCCGCCTGGTCCGGATGTGTGGCCGGCCGCGACGTCGTCGAACGCATTGAGCGCGGTGCCGTTCGACGAGCAGGCGCTCGCGCAGACGAGCCGCGATCTGTCGCGCACGCTCGGGCCGTTGATTCAGGTGGAACGCGCGTACAGCGAGTTCGGTTTCAGCAAGGGCTTCAGCGCGCTGTCGGGCTGCCTGCAGCAGTACGCGGCGAACCAGTTGTCGACGGTCGGCAGTCTCGCGGTGCAGAGTCAGCTGTATCAGCCGCAGACCGATACGACCGGCAGCGAGTTTTTCGAACTCGGCACGGTGCCCGTCACGCGCGATTACCTCGCGCGCCAGGTCGCGCGCTCGCAGGTGCTGGCCGCATACGCCGCGCCGTTCGCGGCGCTCGCGCAGAACTCCGGCAATGCGCCCGCCAACAGCCCGAACGTGCAGACGGCCTCGTACTGGAGCAATTCGATTGCCGAGGTGAACCGCTATGTGCCGTCGAACGATCCGGCGAGTCAGATGGGGCAACTGGCGTCGCTGTTCGTCGATCGTCTGAACGGCATGACCGCGCAGAACTGCGGCTCGCGTCTGCAGGACGCCGCCGCCGCGCCCGCCACCGACGACGGCGCGAACGATCTGTTCGCGGCGCGCCGCCGCGATCTCGTGAAGGTCGCGCAGTCGCTCTGTCAGGGCAGCGATTCGGTTGCGTTCCAGAATCTGTTTGCGCTGTTCGATGCGACGCTCGGCGGCCGCTATCCGTTCGGGCTCGCGGGCGCGCCGGAAGCGTCGCCGGTCGCGGTGCGCGATTTCTTCTCGGTGTACGCGCAGCAGAGCGCGGCGTTGCGCGCGCAACTGAGCCGTCTGCCGAAGGCGCAGCGCAATGCCGCGAGCGCCTTTCTCGATCAGCTCGACGACGACCAGAAGTTCTTCGCGCAGACAGTGCGCGCCGACGGCAGCCTCGCGGTGCATCTGAACGTCGGCTTCAACGTGCGGCAGGGCGCGGAGCGCGGCGCGGATCAACTGGTCGGCTGGATGCTGAGTTCCGCGAACCAGTCGGCGGTTTATCCGAATGGGCAGAGCGGGCTCGACTGGGTCGCCGGGCAACCGCTCGCGCTGGATCTGACGTGGGCCGAACTGTCGCGCTGGGCGCCGTACGCGAATCCCGCCGTGCCGGATTCGCCCGATGTCGAAGGCCGCACCGCCACCTTCGGCACGGGCGGCACGTGGGCGTTGTTGCGGCTCGTGCAGCAGCACGCGATCGACCGGGGTGCGACCGCCGCCGACGGCATCACGCTGCGCTTTAATGTGCCGGTCGCGAGCGCGGCGAGCGTGGCGGCCTCCACGTCGGCGATGGCGGCGGCCGCTGCGTCGGGTGCCGCGAGCGGGGCCGGTGCCAACAATGCCGCGAACGCCGGTGCGAACAGCGGCGCGTCATCCCGTCCCGCGCCGCCGCTGACGTCGGCGAGTACCGCGCAGTTGCTGGTCAATCTGCAATTGCAAGGCGTCGATCCCACCAGTCACGCCGCCACGCCGCTGAAGCTTCCGGCCTTCCCGACCGGCTCGCCGTCGATGCCGGCGGCGAGCGGGCAGAGCGTTTCGTCGCGCAGCCTGCGCGGCACCGCGCTGAGCGCGCAGATTCCGACCATTCCCTCGCTACCGCCGCTGCCGCCGGGCCTCGATGGCCCCGCGCCGGTCGCGAACACCGCTGCCGCTTCGGCGGGCAGCCACTGA
- the tssA gene encoding type VI secretion system protein TssA has protein sequence MEHPLAYANAFLAAHYGMDCATLLAPIDVAQPQGATLRGTPVWNAIRRARESDDASLPLGAWVRQLKRANWGEVARASLDALAYRSKDLHLAVWLCEALLQERGFAGLAAGVAVVDALCERYWDVLYPGSPDGDYEHRANLVRWLNEKLIAPARLVPLTAAYGADASTQPGGVGLQQSGTSDSERAYTWADCEQLRRQQQASSQTRGGDEGGLDAAGFDKAMAATSDELLSGQHIALSQALAALAKLGATLDQCFDDDAPGLGALRGVLEQIHAFISAQLVQRGLPFGVTARAASAAGVGAGSAPLPAAASYAETGVVPLTETISVSVSMAAPMQGQAGEGGYVESNGASVADVGDAATAAHHAPAHASAHTPDDSSSHANENPHEPTSAPPIDANASAEAHSLANPINARRHAYTQLAVAAATLAELEPHSPVPYLIQKAIEWGSLNTAQLYDELFIQGRGQLNVFELLGIGMQQPTENEA, from the coding sequence ATGGAGCATCCGCTCGCTTATGCCAACGCGTTTCTGGCCGCGCATTACGGCATGGATTGCGCGACGCTGCTCGCCCCGATCGATGTTGCCCAGCCCCAAGGCGCGACGCTGCGCGGCACGCCGGTGTGGAACGCGATCCGCCGTGCGCGCGAGTCCGACGACGCGTCGTTGCCGCTCGGCGCGTGGGTGCGTCAGCTGAAGCGCGCGAACTGGGGCGAGGTCGCGCGCGCGTCGCTCGATGCACTCGCGTATCGCAGCAAGGACCTGCACCTGGCCGTGTGGCTGTGCGAGGCGCTGTTGCAGGAGCGAGGCTTCGCGGGACTCGCGGCGGGCGTCGCGGTCGTCGATGCGCTGTGCGAGCGCTACTGGGACGTGCTGTATCCGGGCAGTCCGGACGGCGACTACGAGCATCGGGCGAATCTGGTTCGCTGGCTCAACGAGAAGCTGATCGCGCCGGCGCGGCTGGTGCCGTTGACCGCAGCGTATGGCGCCGACGCATCGACGCAGCCTGGCGGCGTGGGGTTGCAGCAGAGCGGCACGTCCGACAGCGAGCGCGCTTACACATGGGCCGACTGCGAGCAACTGCGGCGCCAGCAGCAGGCGTCGTCGCAAACGCGCGGGGGCGACGAGGGCGGCCTCGATGCCGCCGGTTTCGACAAGGCGATGGCGGCGACCTCGGACGAGTTGCTGAGCGGCCAGCATATTGCGCTGAGCCAGGCGCTCGCGGCATTGGCCAAACTCGGCGCGACGCTCGATCAATGTTTCGACGACGATGCGCCGGGACTCGGCGCGCTGCGTGGGGTGCTCGAACAGATTCACGCGTTCATCAGCGCGCAGCTGGTGCAGCGTGGTTTGCCGTTCGGCGTGACCGCGCGCGCGGCGAGCGCGGCCGGCGTGGGGGCGGGGTCGGCGCCGCTGCCCGCTGCGGCGTCGTATGCGGAGACTGGCGTCGTGCCGTTGACGGAGACGATTTCCGTGTCGGTGTCGATGGCGGCGCCCATGCAGGGACAGGCGGGTGAGGGCGGGTACGTGGAGTCGAACGGCGCTTCCGTGGCGGATGTGGGTGATGCCGCCACGGCGGCTCATCATGCGCCGGCTCATGCGTCGGCTCACACGCCAGATGACTCGTCTAGTCACGCTAACGAAAACCCGCACGAGCCCACATCCGCGCCGCCCATCGACGCGAACGCGAGCGCCGAAGCCCACTCGCTCGCCAACCCGATCAACGCGCGCCGACACGCGTACACGCAACTGGCGGTGGCCGCCGCCACGCTTGCCGAGCTCGAACCGCACAGCCCGGTGCCGTATCTGATTCAGAAGGCGATCGAATGGGGTTCGCTCAACACCGCGCAACTCTACGACGAGCTGTTCATCCAGGGACGTGGCCAGTTGAACGTGTTCGAACTGCTCGGCATCGGCATGCAGCAACCCACGGAGAACGAAGCATGA
- a CDS encoding DUF6150 family protein gives MARIFEARSLGVADVRVAIVADRGRADLLVCRVNSYGLAVGDALWCITPDRGNATSVAFCSEGMAQLKVCFVQTRGEAGWVHDRPHPWRGRLGRQGR, from the coding sequence ATGGCACGCATCTTTGAGGCCAGGTCGCTGGGCGTGGCCGATGTGCGTGTGGCGATCGTCGCAGATCGCGGGCGGGCGGATCTGCTGGTGTGTCGCGTCAACAGCTACGGGCTCGCGGTCGGCGATGCACTGTGGTGTATCACGCCGGACCGGGGGAACGCTACCTCGGTCGCGTTTTGTAGCGAAGGCATGGCACAGCTGAAGGTGTGCTTCGTGCAAACGCGCGGCGAAGCGGGATGGGTGCATGACCGGCCGCATCCGTGGCGCGGGCGGCTCGGACGGCAAGGTAGGTGA